The Sandaracinus amylolyticus genomic interval CGGGAAGAGGAGCGTGCATATCGAGATTCGTTTGGCTCAGACGTGGAGTCGGCTCGGACGACTCGCGCTCTCGCCGCCGTGCTCGCGGAACTTCGCTCGCTCGGCGCGGCGCGACTCGTACAGACCGAGCGCCCAGACCGGGAAATAACGGCGATAGAGCACGTAATCGAGCAGCGCCGTGTGGAAGAAGATCCCCTCGGCCTCCTGCTTCGGCCACGCGCCGTCGTCGGACTGCTTCGACGCGAGCCAGCGCGCGGCGCGCTCGATCGGCGCGAAGTCGGGATGGCGCGCCTCGAGCAGCGCCGTCATCGCCCACGCGGTCTGCACCGCCTGGCCCTCGTCGTGGTCGACGTAGCGGCCGACGATCACGCTCGAGCGATGCTCGCCCCACGCGCCGTCGGCGCGCTGACGCTCCTCGAGGAAGCGGCACGCGCGGCGAATGCGTGGATCGTGCGGCGGAACGCCACCCGCGAGCAGGCCGCGCACGCCGAACATCGTGCCGTACACGAAGTGCACGCCCCACATGCCGGGCCACGATCCATCGGGACGCTGCGTGCGCGTGAGCGACGCGACGGCGCGCGCGATCGCGGTCTCGCACTCGTGCGCGAGCTCGCTCTGCGGCCAGCGGTGGACGAACGCAGCGAGCGCCGTGACGCACGACGCCGTGCACTCGACATACGACTTCTCGGTCATCGAGTCGCCGAACATCTCGGCGGGGTTGATCCACTCGAGCGAGACGTCGGTGCGGCGGGCCTCGTAGCTCCCGAAGCCACCATCGGTGTTCTGGCAGCGCAACACGAAGCGCGCCGCCGCCTCCATCGCTTCGCGCGTCGGGCTCCCCTCGGGCGACTCGAGCCGCGCGAGCATCGCCTCGGCGGTGCAGTCGCTCACCGGCCATCCGTGCCAGACACCGGCGAAGCAATATCCGCCGGTCGGATCGATGCGATCGTGATGGCGCTCGCGCCCAGTGCCGCGCGGGATCTGCTGCGTGACGAGGAACGTGTCGGCGCGGCGAAGGGCATCGCGCACGTCGTTCCCGCAGTGCGGCGCGGCCGCGGCCATCGCCTGCGCGGCGAACGCGGTGTCCCACGACGCGCTGCGCGCGCCGGTGACGCGCGCGCCGTCGAGCTCGTCCTCCCACACCCATCCTTCGAATCGCTCCGCAGCGATGCGCAGATCGGGATCGTTCGGATCTTCGATGAACAGCGCGACCTGATCGAGCAGCCCGCTGACCGGGGAGATGCAGGTGTGGTTGGTCGAGCGGAGCTCGTAGCGGATGTGCTCGCGCAGCTCGGCGAGCACCGTCGCGCGCTTCTCGCGCGACTGCAGGCGATCGACCGCGCCGAGCACGCGATATCCGACGTGCAGCGCAGGAGTCCACGGCGTGTGGATCTCGGCGGTGCGCAGCGTCTCTCGCGCCTTCGCCCAGTCGACGGACTCCCACCCTCCCGGGAAGATCTCGTCGCGAATCGCGAGGATCCGCGGCGTGACCGGCGCGCTCCACTTCTCGCCGTAGAGCACGGCCATGCCGAGATAGATGAGGCGCGTGTGGCAGTAGAAGCGGCTCGGATGGAACGGCAGCCAGCGCGGCGCGCGCCACGCCTCGGGCAATACCGCGCTGACTCCCTCCCACGAGTAGAGGTTCAGCACCGCGAGCCAGAGCTTTCCCCAGCTCGGCACCGCGACCGCGCCGCCCTCACGGCGGATGAACTCGTGCGCACGCGCGATCAGCGGGTCGTCCTTCGCGAGGCCGAGCAGACGGCACGCGACGAAGACGAGGAGCGTCACGAACAGATAGGGCTCGCTCTTCTCGTGCAGGCCCCACGTTCCGTCCGCGAGGCGCGTGCGCTCGAAGTGCTTGAGCACCGACGCGCGACGCTCCGCGCTCAACGGGCGGCCCATCGCGTGCCAGCCCATCACGTACTGCGCGGCGAGCATCGGGCACCACACGACCTCGCCCTCGAACGAGCCGTCGTCGGCCTGCTCCGCGATCAGCGCGCGCGCGCCGCGGCGCAGTGAGTCACGCGCGGAGAAGTCCTCGTTGCCCGAGCGCGGCAGTCCGACGACTTCCGCCTTCGCGGTCGACGCTCGCAGTGCCGCCCCGTATCGCTCCTCCGCGGTGCGCGGGGCGCCGAGGCCCTGCTTCGTGCGCGCGGGCAGCGCGTTCGTGAGGTGCAGCGTGCCTCCGAAGAGCCACGCCATCCGCTGCCCGAGATCGCTCGCGACGCGCCCGGTGTGGCGCACGTTCCCGGTCGCGATCGCGTCCTTCACGAAGTCGCGCGAGCTGCGCAGCATCGTGCGGAGGAACGCGCGCCCGAACCCGACGTGACTGCGATCCTCGCCCGAGAGGAACCCCATCGAGCGCAGTCGCTCGCGCGGCTTCTCGCGCCACAGCTCGTAGATCGCGCGGCGCATCGCGATCGACTCTTCCGCGTCGTCCGCGAACACCTCGTAGAGCCCGACCGCGAGCATCTCGCGCACCCGGGTGCGGCGCGTGCGCTCGCGCCGATAGGCCGCGAAGCTGGGCGATTTCGCGATCGCGACCGCGTCTTCGAGCGCGAGCGTGAGCCCGATCGCAGGCAGCGGCGGATGCGTGCCGGCAGCGTCGCCGATCAGCGCGAGGCCTTCGCGCCCGAGGTCACCGCGGGGCCTGAGATCGACGCTCGCCCACGAGGGGGCGCTCTCCGCGAGCGCACGACCGAACGCCTCGCGCAGACCGTTCGGCAGCACGGCCGAATACGCCTCGAAGAGCGCCACTCCGCCCTCGCGCGGGATCGCGAGCGAGTGCGGCACTTCGCAGAGCACACGCACACGGTGCGCGTCGATGCGATAGGCCATCACCGGCCCGGGGCCGCCGAGGAAGATGTGCAGGAATCCCTCGAACGGCAGCGCGTGGTGCTCCACCGCGATCCCGGCGATGCGCGAGCTCGCCGCGACGCCGTGCGCGAGCGGGCCGGGCGACGTCGCGAGCGGCCCCGATGCGACACGACCGCTCGCGCCGATGATCGACGGAGCGCTGACGGTGCGCGAGGTCGTGTGCGACGAGGTCCCGATGCGACGCTCGTACGTGAGGCTCTGTCCCTCGATGCGCGTCGCGCGCGCCCACGGCACGAGCTCGATGTGCTCGTGGTGCTCGCAGTGCG includes:
- a CDS encoding FAD-dependent oxidoreductase, which gives rise to MSGSHYDVAIVGAGPAGCASALAHARRGLRVLLLEADPRSSDRLAGEWLHPPALAILDSLGVDLTPATPYATGKGYVVFPEDGSEPIALPYAAGHFGMAVEHAVLVETLRAHCEHHEHIELVPWARATRIEGQSLTYERRIGTSSHTTSRTVSAPSIIGASGRVASGPLATSPGPLAHGVAASSRIAGIAVEHHALPFEGFLHIFLGGPGPVMAYRIDAHRVRVLCEVPHSLAIPREGGVALFEAYSAVLPNGLREAFGRALAESAPSWASVDLRPRGDLGREGLALIGDAAGTHPPLPAIGLTLALEDAVAIAKSPSFAAYRRERTRRTRVREMLAVGLYEVFADDAEESIAMRRAIYELWREKPRERLRSMGFLSGEDRSHVGFGRAFLRTMLRSSRDFVKDAIATGNVRHTGRVASDLGQRMAWLFGGTLHLTNALPARTKQGLGAPRTAEERYGAALRASTAKAEVVGLPRSGNEDFSARDSLRRGARALIAEQADDGSFEGEVVWCPMLAAQYVMGWHAMGRPLSAERRASVLKHFERTRLADGTWGLHEKSEPYLFVTLLVFVACRLLGLAKDDPLIARAHEFIRREGGAVAVPSWGKLWLAVLNLYSWEGVSAVLPEAWRAPRWLPFHPSRFYCHTRLIYLGMAVLYGEKWSAPVTPRILAIRDEIFPGGWESVDWAKARETLRTAEIHTPWTPALHVGYRVLGAVDRLQSREKRATVLAELREHIRYELRSTNHTCISPVSGLLDQVALFIEDPNDPDLRIAAERFEGWVWEDELDGARVTGARSASWDTAFAAQAMAAAAPHCGNDVRDALRRADTFLVTQQIPRGTGRERHHDRIDPTGGYCFAGVWHGWPVSDCTAEAMLARLESPEGSPTREAMEAAARFVLRCQNTDGGFGSYEARRTDVSLEWINPAEMFGDSMTEKSYVECTASCVTALAAFVHRWPQSELAHECETAIARAVASLTRTQRPDGSWPGMWGVHFVYGTMFGVRGLLAGGVPPHDPRIRRACRFLEERQRADGAWGEHRSSVIVGRYVDHDEGQAVQTAWAMTALLEARHPDFAPIERAARWLASKQSDDGAWPKQEAEGIFFHTALLDYVLYRRYFPVWALGLYESRRAERAKFREHGGESASRPSRLHV